A stretch of DNA from Terriglobia bacterium:
TAAGCGTGTTTTTGTAGGCCTTCAGGTAGTCGCGCACGATATCGCCGTGGTTTTTCGCAAACTCCTCGTTGGTGGCAACGATGACGTGCGCCGGCGCGCGGCCTCCCTGGTGCGCTTTGTACTCCGCGCTCAGGTCCACGAGGACGCGATAGCGATCGCGGGCAAACTCCTCAATGGATTCCACGGTGCCCAGCAGCGCGGCGTCGATGTCGCCTTTACCGAGCAGTTCGGCCAGCGCGGGAGCCGGCGCCGTGACGATCTCGGCATCATGAAAGAGGTCGATGCCATACCAGTTGCGGGCAAGCACGGCAAGAAATGCGAAGGTTGTCGATCCCGGTCCGCCGAAGGCGCCCAGCTTTTTGCCTTTTAGATCACTCAGCGTTTTGATCGGTGAATCTTTGCGGACAAAGACCATATTGACCGGAGAGAACACGCCATAAATGACAATCAGGTCTTTTCCTTCATTTCGCGCGGTGGCCATCGTCGTAAAACCGCCGAAGCCGATGTCCACTTTGCGCTCCGCCAGCATGAGATGCAGATTGGCCGGGCTCAGCGACTTCACTTTGTCCGCTTTCAGGCCGACCTGATCCAGCAGGCCATGACCTTCCATGACGAAGTCGACGAATTCCTGCGCGCCGGGTATGAGGCCGAGTTTGAATGTCCGCGAGTCTGAAGGTTTCCTGGCGCAGGAGAAGGACAGGAACACAAGAAGCACCAGAGGCACAAGATGTCTGATTGTCTTGTGCCTCTGGTGCCTCTTGTGTTCCTGTCCCCTCATCGCGCGAGTCATTTTAGCGTTTCGAGCAGCTGTTTGCGATCGAGTTCCTTTTCCCAGTGCGAAACCACGATCGTCGCAACGCCGTTGCCGATGAAATTGGTGATCGAACGTGCTTCCGACATGAAGCGATCGATGCCGAGGATCAGGGCCAGTCCGGCGACCGGAATCGACGGCACCACCGTCAACGTTGCTGCGAGAGTGATAAAACCTGCA
This window harbors:
- a CDS encoding ABC transporter substrate-binding protein, producing MPLVLLVFLSFSCARKPSDSRTFKLGLIPGAQEFVDFVMEGHGLLDQVGLKADKVKSLSPANLHLMLAERKVDIGFGGFTTMATARNEGKDLIVIYGVFSPVNMVFVRKDSPIKTLSDLKGKKLGAFGGPGSTTFAFLAVLARNWYGIDLFHDAEIVTAPAPALAELLGKGDIDAALLGTVESIEEFARDRYRVLVDLSAEYKAHQGGRAPAHVIVATNEEFAKNHGDIVRDYLKAYKNTLMYVHAHPEVWDEYAASIQMDDPKQRALLREKMGANLVETWDANQIALQNDYLNLVHNIIGDSVVKVVPQDLIRNDYTP